From one Coffea eugenioides isolate CCC68of chromosome 11, Ceug_1.0, whole genome shotgun sequence genomic stretch:
- the LOC113751633 gene encoding protein C2-DOMAIN ABA-RELATED 7-like — protein MNSCGLLRIKVCRGINLAVRDTVSHSSDPYVVVSHAGQTVKTSVVNKNCSPVWNESLTLSLKDPNVPFALRVFDKDTFTGDDPMGDAEFNVKPFLECLKMGLQDLPDGTKVDRVQPSHDNCLADESCIVWNQGKMFQKMILRLRNVECGEVEIHLEWLDYPGFRG, from the exons ATGAATTCTTGTGGTCTACTGAGAATTAAGGTTTGCAGAGGCATCAACCTCGCTGTTCGTGACACTGTTAGCCATAGCAGTGACCCTTATGTCGTCGTCAGCCATGCTGGCCAG ACTGTGAAGACAAGTGTGGTGAATAAAAACTGCTCCCCTGTTTGGAATGAAAGTCTGACTCTTAGTTTGAAGGATCCTAATGTCCCATTTGCTCTG AGAGTATTTGATAAAGACACGTTTACGGGAGATGATCCAATGGGAGATGCAGAATTCAACGTGAAACCATTTCTCGAGTGCTTGAAAATGGGTTTGCAAGACCTCCCAGATGGGACTAAAGTTGACAGAGTTCAACCAAGCCACGACAATTGCCTTGCAGATGAGAGCTGCATTGTTTGGAACCAGGGTAAAATGTTCCAAAAGATGATACTTAGGTTGAGAAACGTGGAATGTGGTGAAGTAGAAATACATCTTGAATGGCTTGATTATCCTGGATTTAGAGGCTAA
- the LOC113751272 gene encoding uncharacterized protein At4g22758, with product MLLQKKKTQGAAKGNRLLISITVMGSAGPIRFVVNEEELVAAVIDTALKSYAREGRLPVLGTDLNNFMLYCPCATTEALSPWETIGSLGFRNFMLCKKPETQKMSGDGNQTSPSMSRKSSGNWKAWFNKSLNLKVSSH from the exons ATGTTGCTGCAGAAGAAGAAAACTCAGGGGGCGGCGAAGGGGAATAGGCTTCTGATAAGCATTACTGTAATGGGGTCTGCTGGTCCGATCCGATTTGTGGTGAATGAGGAGGAGCTTGTGGCGGCTGTAATTGATACTGCTCTGAAATCTTATGCACGTGAGGGTCGCCTCCCTGTTCTCGGCACTGATCTCAATAATTTCATGCTTTATTGCCCCTGTGCCACCACTGAAG CTTTGAGTCCATGGGAGACAATTGGTTCTCTTGGATTTCGCAACTTCATGCTGTGCAAGAAGCCAGAGACACAGAAGATGAGTGGTGATGGCAATCAGACTTCTCCCTCTATGTCTAGGAAGAGTTCTGGAAATTGGAAGGCATGGTTTAATAAATCACTCAATCTCAAAGTTTCTTCTCATTGA